A genomic region of Metopolophium dirhodum isolate CAU chromosome 1, ASM1992520v1, whole genome shotgun sequence contains the following coding sequences:
- the LOC132937449 gene encoding LOW QUALITY PROTEIN: myb/SANT-like DNA-binding domain-containing protein 3 (The sequence of the model RefSeq protein was modified relative to this genomic sequence to represent the inferred CDS: inserted 1 base in 1 codon; deleted 2 bases in 1 codon): MFTLVKIDKITNNSITIIRNSNLYXFILFSNLIKIFHIMTSNSEKNKRARAPNISEEEKSIILHCISKERDIIECKKTDKFSNRDKNSAWERIAVNFNTHLGANKVNSKCLRRFWEVEKAKSRKGFARERKEHMETGGGPEKESFNDSTPEINEILVQPQIVEVKNTYDSDGIALEQSGNITQDLISISQTQDLFPLNDIIMHSNILLNVNAPITDDTGESVIRLILVLN, encoded by the exons ATGTTCACATTAGTGAAAATTGATAAGATAacgaataatagtata actattattcgtaattcaaatttgt aattcattttgttttctaatttaataaaaatatttcatataatgaCGAgcaattcagaaaaaaataaacgagCCCGTGCTCCTAATATTTCTGAAGaggaaaaatcaataatattacactgcaTATCAAAAGAAAGGGACATAATTGAATGCAAAAAAACAGATAAGTTTAGCAACAGGGACAAAAACTCAGCTTGGGAAAGAATTGCTGTTAATTTCAACACTCACTTAGGTGCAAacaaagtaa ACTCAAAATGTCTTCGCCGTTTTTGGGAGGTTGAAAAAGCCAAAAGTAGAAAAGGATTTGCAAGAGAAAGGAAAGAACACATGGAAACTGGAGGAGGCCCTGAAAAAGAAAGTTTTAATGACAGTACACcagaaataaatgaaatattagttCAACCTCAAATTGTGGAAGTGAAAAATACGTATGATAGCGATGGAATTGCTCTTGAGCAATCTGGAAACATAACACAAGACCTTATTTCTATATCCCAGACACAAGACTTATTCCCATTAAATGACATAATTatgcattcaaatattttattaaatgtcaaTGCACCAATAACTGATGACACAGGTGAGTCTGTCATTAGATTAATTCTTGTTCTAAACTAA
- the LOC132953560 gene encoding zinc finger MYM-type protein 1-like — protein MTKSVWTTTGYGDLKNLSRNLKLHESAREHIHCMLGLKHLENNRVTIVDALTEHGYLFKKKYNENVRLNRLFMEHLIDIVLFLGRQELAFRGHNESSSSLSKGNFKELFDMHIIRCSLEIQNHYNGIKNIFSGLSNTIQNDLITCVSDHILNMVKTEIKECMFYSVQVDDTTDISQRTQCSIILRYITNKSELVERFLGFYNVSEDHTAEGLFNTLNSVLLEFDMEKKLIGQCYDGASVMAGHVNGLQAKVKEVAPNALFTHCLAHRLNLVLQHGCSANTQCHEMGFSLKNVEFSCREGGRI, from the exons ATGACAAAATCTGTTTGGACTACAACGGGTTATGgcgatttaaaaaatttatcacGTAATCTCAAACTTCATGAATCTGCCAGAGAACATATTCATTGTATGTTAGGattaaaacatttagaaaataatagagTAACTATAGTAGACGCTTTGACCGAACAtggttatttgtttaaaaaaaaatataatgaaaatgttcGGCTTAACCGACTTTTTATGGAACATCTAATtgatattgtgttatttttggGTAGACAGGAACTGGCCTTTCGAGGTCATAACGAAAGTTCAAGTTCCTTGAGTAAAGGAAATTTTAAAGAACTTTTTGATATGCACATTATTAGGTGTTCATTAGAGATTCAAAACCATTACAAtgggataaaaaatatattttcaggattgtcaaatacaatacaaaatgaTTTGATAACATGTGTTTCCGATCACATACTTAATATGGTAAAAACTGAAATCAAGGAGTGTATGTTTTATTCTGTTCAAGTTGATGATACGACAGATATTTCGCAAAGAACACAATGTTCaattatattaagatatataacaaataaatctGAATTGGTAGAAAGATTTCTTGGTTTCTATAATGTTAGTGAGGATCACACTGCTGAGGGTCTCTTCAACACGTTAAATTCTGTATTATTAGAATTTGATAtggaaaaaaagttaattgGTCAGTGTTATGATGGTGCGAGTGTCATGGCCGGTCATGTAAATGGTTTACAAGCTAAAGTTAAAGAGGTTGCTCCTAATGCATTATTTACACACTGCTTAGCGCATCGTTTGAACTTGGTGTTACAGCATGGCTGCAGTGCTAACACACAGTGTC ACGAGATGGGCTTCTCGctcaaaaatgttgaatttagTTGTAGAGAAGGTGGACGAATTTAA
- the LOC132953561 gene encoding uncharacterized protein LOC132953561, producing MNCTNTKKRKRTKLECLACGSIFDDDYRKKHETKQHEGKRVLVNHVGAPENPFIAAARLKQVTESDSLQTTELHFEEIITEDRKHILEPLNEFQVEKSVVNENNSSENKYAGTPENPFTANIKQKQVTESDLLQTTELHCDEIITEERKHILEPLNTFDDVNDNNSSENKNFDGEDAGEKFLVGKEDNYDWIACAGMLETIINSFQECNALLTKLKTEISPNPISFLVNTSEIVSSLRIKSEKYIEITEKVINNLLKPSPERENDNIIDHFLEHDPGKRKRVESLSQRKYLLSLGPCQPKLAKYPKNSDISPKKQNQFTSVWFTEYPHLEYSIVNDAVYCFICTLFPKGPNRQFADPAWVENGVRAWSKMKSRGKQKPGKLTQHFTSLSHKSALDDFSNFLNSSNHIDCLLNKSNRVQAIELDHKKRFHQDILCMLFDISRTLAPQGLAYRGDRDEQNSNFNQIVLLLSRHLPVMKRWLEEKSFRNHKTTYLSHDSQNEFIKLLADDVKKKIIKDVTHAGIYSVMADTTPDISRNDQLSVCVRYIDSLGDVSERLLDVCQAKDKTGLSVAEKIYEVLVENSLPVDNIAFQSYDYASSMSGRINGTQQKLSELAGHMIPFIPCQAHRLNTFLEHSCDASILICDLFSTLENLYVFFSASTKRHIHLKSKLATIENSLQLRNLSKTRWTARAESIKAVWVSFEIIIETLQEIINLQNMDKNTRNQALGLVKKLLSFDFVVSLFFMKNIMYKTKILTEKLEATELNILDALMLIDYSISSLNEMNSDDTATNNLVSSAITFSEQLGIDPVSDFNRHHRKRLLPKRIDQNPNTQCSIDLPTFYRVEFKKVLNTLIVLLNEHLKKSLVTFEPMITLFKMPWKQICSTENVKKVIELFPPGCKDFKMNDYDGVIAELKVLDHQCNVKKLDSLTKIFKLSEDCKTCLPTANKLCRLVLTAPVSTASNERAFSKLKIVKNYLRSTMGADRLQHLMLLFSNKDILDSIDLKSSVKSWSLLKERRIKI from the exons ATGAATTGCAcaaatacgaaaaaaagaaaacgaaCGAAATTAGAATGTTTGGCATGTggaagtatatttgatgatgatTATAGAAAGAAACATGAAACTAAACAACATGAGGGTAAAAGAGTTTTAGTGAACCATGTTGGAGCCCCAGAAAATCCATTTATAGCTGCAGCTAGGCTAAAGCAAGTGACAGAATCG gattCGCTTCAAACTACAGAATTACACTTTGAAGAAATTATCACCGAGgatagaaaacatattttagagcCTCta AATGAATTTCAAGTTGAAAAATCAGTTGTAAATGAGAATAATAGCAGTGAAAATAAGTATGCAGGAACACCAGAAAATCCGTTTACAGCAAACATTAAGCAAAAGCAAGTAACAGAATCG gatttgctTCAAACTACAGAATTACACTGTGATGAAATTATCACCGAGgaaagaaaacatattttggAGCCTCta aatACATTTGATGatgtaaatgataataatagcagtgaaaataaaaactttgatgGTGAAGATGCAG GAGAGAAATTCTTAGTTGGTAAAGAAGACAATTATGATTGGATAGCTTGTGCAGGAATGCttgaaacaattattaacaGCTTTCAAGAATGTAATGCTTTATTAACAAAACTTAAGACAGAAATATCTCCAAACCCTATATCTTTTTTAGTTAATACATCTGAGATTGTGTCTTCTTTAAGGATAAAATCAGAAAAGTATATAGAAATTAcagaaaaagttataaataatttattaaagccTTCACCAGAAAGAgagaatgataatattatagatcatTTTCTTGAACATGATCCTGGAAAAAGAAAACGAGTTGAATCGTTATCACAAAGAAAGTATCTTCTTAGTCTAGGACCCTGTCAACCTAAGCTAGCCAAATACCCTAAGAATTCCGATATTTCACCAAAAAAGCAAAATCAGTTCACTTCAGTATGGTTTACTGAATATCCTCATTTGGAATATAGTATAGTAAACGATgctgtttattgttttatttgcaCATTATTTCCTAAAGGTCCAAATAGGCAATTTGCTGATCCAGCTTGGGTTGAAAATGGTGTTAGAGCCTGGAGTAAAATGAAAAGCCGAGGTAAGCAAAAACCTGGAAAATTAACTCAACATTTTACTTCGTTATCTCATAAATCTGCATTAGATGATTTTAGCAACTTTTTAAATAGTTCTAATCACATTGACTGCttgttaaataaatcaaatcgtGTTCAAGCAATTGAGCTGGACCATAAAAAACGTTTTCATCAGGACATTTTATGTATGTTATTTGATATATCTCGTACTCTAGCTCCACAAGGTTTGGCATATAGAGGAGACAGAGATGaacaaaatagtaattttaatcaaattgttTTGCTATTATCTCGGCATTTACCGGTGATGAAAAGATGGTTGGAGGAAAAATCGTTTCGAAATCATAAAACCACATACCTTAGTCATGATTCTCAAAACGAATTTATTAAGTTGTTAGCTGATgatgtaaagaaaaaaattataaaagatgtCACACATGCTGGTATATACTCTGTTATGGCAGATACTACCCCGGATATTTCACGAAATGATCAATTGTCAGTTTGTGTACGTTACATAGATTCATTAGGGGATGTATCAGAAAGGCTATTAGATGTATGCCAGGCAAAAGATAAAACTGGATTAAGTGTTGCGGAAAAAATTTATGAAGTTTTGGTTGAAAATAGTTTACCTGTAGATAATATTGCTTTTCAATCTTATGATTATGCTAGTAGTATGTCAGGTAGAATAAATGGAACACAACAAAAATTATCAGAACTAGCTGGCCATATGATTCCTTTCATACCATGCCAAGCTCATAGATTAAACACCTTTCTTGAGCATAGTTGTGATGctagtattttaatatgtgaTCTTTTTTCTACACTTGAAAATCTATACGTTTTTTTCTCGGCTAGCACTAAAAGACACATTCACCTTAAGTCAAAATTAGCCACCATAGAAAATTCATTACAACTCCGTAATCTTTCAAAAACTAGATGGACAGCGCGTGCGGAATCTATAAAAGCTGTGTGGGtttcatttgaaataataattgaaacttTACAGGAGATAATTAATTTGCAAAACATGGACAAAAATACACGAAATCAAGCACTAGGACTTGTAAAAAAACTTCTTTCATTTGACTTCGTTGTTTCcttatttttcatgaaaaatataatgtacaagaCCAAAATATTAACGGAAAAACTTGAAGCTACTGAATTGAACATACTTGATGCTTTAATGTTGATTGATTATTCAATAAGTAGCTTAAATGAAATGAACAGCGATGATACAGCAACGAACAACCTAGTAAGCAGTGCAATAACATTTTCTGAACAGTTAGGTATTGATCCAGTGTCAGATTTTAATCGCCATCATCGGAAAAGACTTTTGCCAAAAAGAATTGACCAAAATCCAAACACACAGTGTTCGATTGATTTACCTACTTTTTATCgagtagaatttaaaaaagttcTAAATACTTTGATTGTTTTATTGAATGAACATCTAAAAAAATCTTTGGTGACATTTGAACCAATGATTACTTTGTTTAAAATGCCATGGAAACAAATTTGTTCAacagaaaatgtaaaaaaagtaatCGAACTATTTCCACCGGGATGcaaagattttaaaatgaatgaCTATGACGGAGTGATTGCCGAATTGAAAGTTTTAGATCACCAGTGTAACGTGAAAAAATTGGATAGcttgacaaaaatatttaaattatctgaAGATTGTAAAACTTGTTTGCCAACTGCAAACAAGCTATGCAGGCTAGTACTTACAGCTCCCGTAAGTACTGCTTCAAACGAACGTGCTTTCAGTAAACTGAAAATCgttaaaaactatttacgaTCGACTATGGGAGCAGATCGTCTTCAACATTTAATGTTACTTTTTAGTAACAAAGATATTTTGGATTctatagatttaaaaagttCAGTGAAATCATGGTCACTATTAAAGGAGAGaaggattaaaatttaa